From one Streptomyces chromofuscus genomic stretch:
- a CDS encoding phosphoglycerate kinase, with protein sequence MKTIDELLTDGVAGKRVFVRADLNVPLDGTTITDDGRIRAVLPTVRALAEAGARVVVASHLGRPKGAPDPAFSLAPAAARLGELLGAEVAFATDTVGDSAQATVAGLADGQVAVIENLRFNAGETSKDDAERAAFADALAALADVYVGDGFGAVHRKHASVFDLPARLPHYAGHLIATEVGVLRKLTEDVQRPYVVALGGAKVSDKLAVIDQLLAKADRLLIGGGMAYTFLKAKGYEVGISLLQEDQIPAVTEYMERAEKNGVELVLPVDVLISTEFPDLKTKAPANPTTVAADAIPADQEGLDIGPETRKLYASKLADAATVFWNGPMGVFEHPDYAEGTKAVAQALVDSPGFTVVGGGDSAAAVRTLGFDENAFGHISTGGGASLEYLEGKTLPGLAALED encoded by the coding sequence ATGAAGACGATCGACGAGCTTCTCACGGACGGCGTGGCCGGCAAGCGGGTCTTCGTCCGCGCCGACCTCAACGTGCCGCTGGACGGCACCACCATCACCGACGACGGCCGCATCCGCGCCGTGCTGCCCACCGTCAGGGCGCTGGCCGAGGCGGGCGCCCGGGTAGTCGTCGCCTCCCACCTGGGCCGCCCCAAGGGTGCCCCGGACCCCGCCTTCTCGCTCGCCCCGGCCGCCGCGCGGCTCGGCGAACTCCTCGGCGCCGAGGTCGCGTTCGCCACCGACACGGTCGGCGACTCCGCGCAGGCCACCGTCGCCGGCCTCGCCGACGGCCAGGTCGCGGTCATCGAGAACCTGCGCTTCAACGCCGGTGAGACCAGCAAGGACGACGCCGAGCGCGCCGCCTTCGCCGACGCCCTCGCCGCCCTCGCCGACGTCTACGTCGGTGACGGCTTCGGCGCGGTGCACCGCAAGCACGCCTCGGTCTTCGACCTCCCGGCCCGGCTGCCGCACTACGCCGGCCACCTCATCGCCACCGAGGTGGGCGTGCTGAGGAAGCTCACCGAGGACGTGCAGCGGCCTTACGTCGTCGCCCTCGGCGGTGCCAAGGTCTCCGACAAGCTCGCCGTGATCGACCAGCTGCTCGCCAAGGCGGACCGTCTGCTGATCGGCGGCGGCATGGCGTACACCTTCCTGAAGGCCAAGGGCTACGAGGTCGGCATCTCGCTGCTCCAGGAGGACCAGATTCCGGCCGTCACGGAGTACATGGAGCGCGCCGAGAAGAACGGCGTCGAGCTGGTGCTGCCGGTGGACGTCCTCATCTCCACCGAGTTCCCGGACCTGAAGACCAAGGCCCCGGCCAACCCCACGACCGTCGCCGCGGACGCCATCCCGGCCGACCAGGAGGGCCTGGACATCGGTCCTGAGACCCGCAAGCTGTACGCCTCGAAGCTCGCCGACGCCGCCACCGTCTTCTGGAACGGCCCCATGGGCGTCTTCGAGCACCCCGACTACGCCGAGGGCACCAAGGCGGTCGCCCAGGCCCTCGTCGACTCCCCGGGCTTCACCGTGGTCGGCGGCGGAGACTCCGCCGCCGCCGTGCGCACCCTGGGCTTCGACGAGAACGCATTCGGCCACATCTCGACCGGTGGCGGCGCCTCCCTCGAATACCTCGAGGGCAAGACGCTCCCCGGCCTCGCCGCACTGGAGGACTGA